The Kosakonia sp. SMBL-WEM22 sequence AGGCGCCAATACAGAAAAACCACACCGCCAGAATCGGCACCGTTCCGCTAATCATGCCTTTAGTAAAGGAGCCAAAATAGGCACCGGTATCGGGCGCCAGGGTATTAAGAATGGCGCCCAGCAGGAGCGGGACTAGCATCATCCCGCCAGGAATACGTTCAATCGTGGCCTTAATTTTCATACACAATCCTCACGACTCGTCATTCAGATGAACGAGGAAGCTAAAAAATGAATCATTCGATGTTTCAAAGATTTAAAGCATTCAGAAGCCAGCGTATTGACGATGGGCGGCGGCGGAGCGGCCTGAGTGGTCTCATCGACACCGATGAGTTAGCCCTTAACGCTGCTATTAGTGGGGCTATCATGAGGCGATTGGAATATCTATTCAATAAGAATGAAACGGTGTTTTAGTTACATCGATCACATAATTCACGTAAACATTTATCGATGTTTCTTTATTTATTTTCGATGTAAACGAATTGTAAAAGGGTGGAGCAATAGCAGATCGTTCTTTTTTGAAGGGAGGCAAAAAGTGAGGTAAAAACGGTGGTTGATGATTACCGGTTACAACTATGTGAATTTGATCACATTTATAAACCCTGATAGTGTAATTCGCTCATTCACTGCCCAACAGGCGTCAACAGGTTCGGTTGTACAGGCTTTGAACAGTTAGTGTAAGTAAACCTGCTACGCTTGAAAGAATGGCCGTAAGGCCAATAAAAAACGCCTGCCATGGATGGGTAAACGGGCGATACAGGGCGAGAGTCTTAAGAGGAAAACAGAGATGTTAAAAAGGAAAAAAATCAAACCGATAACGCTTCGCGACGTCACGATTATTGACGACGCGAAACTGCGTAAAGCCATCACCGCCGCGTCGTTAGGTAACGCGATGGAGTGGTTCGATTTCGGTGTTTATGGCTTTGTGGCCTACGCACTTGGCAAAGTGTTCTTCCCCGATGCAGACCCCAGCGTGCAGATGATAGCCGCGCTCGGGACCTTCTCCGTTCCGTTCCTGATTCGTCCACTCGGCGGCCTCTTCTTCGGCATGCTGGGGGATAAATATGGACGCCAAAAAATCCTCGCGATCACGATAGTGATCATGTCCGTCAGTACCTTTGCTATCGGGCTTATACCCTCGTATGAGTCGATCGGTATCTGGGCGCCGATTCTGCTGCTGTTATGTAAGATGGCGCAGGGCTTCTCGGTCGGCGGTGAGTACACCGGTGCGTCGATCTTCGTTGCCGAGTACTCCCCGGACCGTAAACGCGGCTTTATGGGCAGCTGGCTGGACTTCGGCTCCATCGCCGGGTTTGTCCTCGGCGCGGGCGTGGTGGTGTTGCTGTCGACGATTGTCGGCGAGCAGAACTTCCTCGACTGGGGCTGGCGTATTCCGTTCTTCCTGGCACTGCCGCTGGGCCTGATTGGCCTCTACCTGCGTCATGCGCTGGAAGAGACTCCGGCGTTCCAGCAGCATGTCGATAAGCTCGAGCAGGGCGACCGCGAAGGGTTGCAGGAAGGGCCGCGCGTCTCCTTTAAAGAGATTGCCAGCAAACACTGGCGCAGCCTGCTGACCTGTATTGGTCTGGTGATCTCCACCAACGTCACCTACTACATGCTGCTGACCTATATGCCGAGCTACCTGTCGCATAACCTGCACTACTCGGAAGATCATGGGGTGCTGATTATCATCGCCATTATGATCGGTATGCTGTTTGTGCAGCCGGTGATGGGCCTGCTGAGTGACCGCTTCGGTCGCCGTCCGTTTGTGCTGATCGGCAGTATCGCGCTGCTGGCGCTGGCGATTCCGGCGTTTAGCATGATCAACAGCGATGTAACCGGCATGATTTTCGCTGGCCTGCTGCTGCTGGCGGTGATCCTTAACTGCTTCACCGGCGTGATGGCTTCCACGCTGCCGGCGATGTTCCCGACGCATATCCGTTATAGCGCGCTCGCCAGCGCCTTTAACATCTCCATTCTGATTGCGGGCCTGACGCCAACGCTGACCGCCTGGCTGGTGGAGTCCTCGAATAATCTGATGATGCCAGCGTACTACCTGATGGTGATTGCGGTGGTTGGCCTGATTACCGGCCTGACGATGAAAGAGACGGCGAACCTGCCGCTGAAAGGGGCAACCCCGGCAGCGTCGGATATGCAGGAAGCGCGTGAGATCCTGAAGGAGCATCACGACAATATCGAACAGAAAATCGAAGATCTGGATGAAGAGATTGCCCAGCTGCAGGAGAAACGCTCCCGCCTGGTGCAGCAGCATCCGAAGATTGACGAGTAACTAACTCAAACCCGGACGGCGCTGCCCTCCGGGTTTTTTTAACACCCTGCCGCAATATAATCCCCGTTGGCACTCACCGGGATCACCGTTAAAAACAGCACCAGCGCAAAGAGCATCAGCGCCGCGCCGCCCGCGATTTTAAGCCCCGGAACCAGCCAGCGTAAGCGACCTGACTCGCCGCCAAAAAAAGCTGCCGTGCGGTTACGCGCATAACGCACCGCCAGCGATAACCCCATGATCGAGAGCGCTGTGCCGAAAGCCATGGTCATCACCGCCGCCATGCCCCACGTGACAATGCCGAGCGCATTCGAGAAGAGCAAAATCATAATGGCTCCGCTGCAGGGCCGCGCGCCAATAGCCAGAATCACTCCCAGCCGGGTTTTCCAGTCGCCCTGCGTCGACACACCCACGCCGTGATGGCCGCAGCCGCACTGCGCGTCGTGAACAGGCGTCAGGGAGCGGATGCGCAGCGCGCGTGGTCGCAAGCTCTTCACCGCGCGCCAGATGATATAGGCCCCGAAGCCACCAATCAGCACCGCACTGACTTTCTCGACATACCAGCGGCTTTCACTGAGATCGCCCGAGGCGAGGTTAAACCCCACCGCCAGGATAAAGACAAACAGGATCGCGCTGACGCCCTGCATCAGGCTGCCGAGCAGCGGAACCATGCGTGCGGCGGTCTCACTCTCTTTATTGGTGCTGAGATAGGTGGCAACAATAAATTTGCCGTGCCCCGGCCCGATGGCGTGCAGCACGCCGTAGAAGAACGCCCCGGTCAGCAGCCATAGCCCGCCGCTGTACTGATGATTATTGAGTTGCAGCAGATACATCACCAGGTAGCGATGAAGAGTAATTTGCGCGGCAAGGCACCACTGCAAAAAGGCGCCCCAGTGCGTGTGCAGCGCAAAAGCGGCGGTCAGCCCTGCCGCCAGCAGCGTAAGCGCCGCCGGCAGGCGCCAGTCACGGGTGAGAAGTTGCGTCGTCATAGGCGTTCAGCGATTTAAGAAGAGATAGCCCGCAGTATAGGTGTCGTTAGGTGCGGGCTCCAGTTTGGGTTAGAGATTGAGCTGCCGTTTGTGCCAGCGCCCGAGCAGCAGCACGGTGGTCAGCGCGCCGAGCAGGGCGCAGAGCATATCCGACTGCGTATCCCACGGATCGCCCTGTGTACCGAGGAAGTCATCCGCCCCCTGGCCCATTGCCAGTGCTGCCCACCACTCAATCAACTCATAGGTGGCGCTGATGGCTAGCGCAATACAGCAGACGATAAAGTCGAGCATCTTGCCACCGCGCACGTACTGCCCGCGCAGTAAAATCTCCCGCGCCGCCAGCGCCGGAACCAGCCCCTGAAAGAAGTGGCCAAGTTTGTCGTATGGGTTGCGGCTAAGGTTGAACAGGTGCTGTACATCAAAGCCAACAGGCACTTTGGCATAGGTGTACATCCCGCCGACCATCAGAATAATAGCGTGGAAGAAAATCAGCGTGTAAAGCAGGGCAGTCAGCGGGTAACGCCGCCAGGTTGCGAGCAACAGCGGCACCACGATCATCACCGGAATCACTTCCATCAGCCAGGTGGCGCGATCATGGGTAAAGAGACCGGTATAAATAAGGATCATTAACAGGATTAGCGCTGCGCCGTACAGCGCAGGGCGGTTAACGCTCGTGAGCATACGAATGTCCGTTTCGGTAACAGGGAAAAGAGACTATCGGCTGAAAAGGGGGAAAAGACAAATGGTCGAGAAGGGGTGACGATGATGAAAAAATCCGCCTTAGCAGCGGATTCAGGTTTTCAGCACGTTAAGGCACTTATCGAATCAGTAATGCACCAGCCCACCATCCACCGCGTACTGGCTGCCAGTGACGTATGACGCATCATCCGAGAGCAAAAAGAGCGCGACGGCGGCGGCTTCCTGTGCAGTGCCTGCGCGTCTGAGCGGTACCTGGCTTACGACAAAATCCTCGAACTGCTGGCGCGACTCTTCGGGCATAAAGTGCCTGAAGTTAGTCTCAATCGGCCCCGGCACCAGCGTGTTGGCGCGGATAACTCGCGGTGCCAGCGCGCTGGCCCAGCTCTTGACCATCGCGACCACTGCGCCTTTGGTGGCGGCATAAAGGCTGGTCATCGCCGCGCCTTCGTAGACAGAAGAGGAGGCGGTGACCAGCACTGACGCGCCGGAATTTAATGTTCCAGAAAGCGCCGCCAGCTGGAGCATCGGGCCGCGCACATTGGCATTCATCATGCGGTTAAAGCTCTCGGCGGTGACCGATTCCGGTGCGCCGACTTCGGCATAACCGGCGTTTAGCCACAGGCCGTCGAGTGCGCCCCATTGGGCAATTGTTGCGGCCAGCGTCTCAATATCCGCTTCGCTGGCAGCATCGCTTTTCAGGATCAGCGATGAGGCGGGCAGTAGCTTGCGGGCCTCAGCCAGGCGCGTTTCGTTCAGCCCGGTGATCGCGACCTCGCCACCCTCGCTGACGATGCGTTGTGCACCCGCCAGCCCCATCCCGCTGGTGCCGCCGGTGATCAGCACGCGTTTGCCTTCAAATCTGCTCATAAATAGCCCCTGTTGGTTCCTGAAATGGATGTCTACCTTACGCAACCGCGCCAGCCGTTTCGAGACGAAAAATGGTAGTTCCATTTCTGCGGTGAATGGCTGTATAAAAAATCAGTACTTCTATTATGAGATCACGACACGATGAGCAGAGAGCGCTACCACCTTTCGATTGCCCTGTTTGTGCTGCTATTGCGCGGAGATGACCTCCTGATGCTTAGGCGATCGCAGACCGGCTGGATGGATGGGAATTATAGTTTGCCCGCAGGTGGCCTTGAGTTGGGTGAAACCCTTGCAGCTGCTGCCGCCAGAGAGCTACGGGAGGAAACCGGCGTTGAAGCGGCTGCTGACGATATGCAGCTGGCGCATACCATGCATGTGTGGACAGAAGATCGCTCCTGGCTGGGGCACTATTTTATCTGCCGCCAGTGGTGCGGTACGCCTTTCCTCGCCGAGCCGGA is a genomic window containing:
- a CDS encoding NUDIX domain-containing protein gives rise to the protein MSRERYHLSIALFVLLLRGDDLLMLRRSQTGWMDGNYSLPAGGLELGETLAAAAARELREETGVEAAADDMQLAHTMHVWTEDRSWLGHYFICRQWCGTPFLAEPEKHSEMGWQNLAALPEQTIPYVRQALEAIRTGQPYSEYGWESRQ
- a CDS encoding nickel/cobalt transporter, whose translation is MTTQLLTRDWRLPAALTLLAAGLTAAFALHTHWGAFLQWCLAAQITLHRYLVMYLLQLNNHQYSGGLWLLTGAFFYGVLHAIGPGHGKFIVATYLSTNKESETAARMVPLLGSLMQGVSAILFVFILAVGFNLASGDLSESRWYVEKVSAVLIGGFGAYIIWRAVKSLRPRALRIRSLTPVHDAQCGCGHHGVGVSTQGDWKTRLGVILAIGARPCSGAIMILLFSNALGIVTWGMAAVMTMAFGTALSIMGLSLAVRYARNRTAAFFGGESGRLRWLVPGLKIAGGAALMLFALVLFLTVIPVSANGDYIAAGC
- the proP gene encoding glycine betaine/L-proline transporter ProP, yielding MLKRKKIKPITLRDVTIIDDAKLRKAITAASLGNAMEWFDFGVYGFVAYALGKVFFPDADPSVQMIAALGTFSVPFLIRPLGGLFFGMLGDKYGRQKILAITIVIMSVSTFAIGLIPSYESIGIWAPILLLLCKMAQGFSVGGEYTGASIFVAEYSPDRKRGFMGSWLDFGSIAGFVLGAGVVVLLSTIVGEQNFLDWGWRIPFFLALPLGLIGLYLRHALEETPAFQQHVDKLEQGDREGLQEGPRVSFKEIASKHWRSLLTCIGLVISTNVTYYMLLTYMPSYLSHNLHYSEDHGVLIIIAIMIGMLFVQPVMGLLSDRFGRRPFVLIGSIALLALAIPAFSMINSDVTGMIFAGLLLLAVILNCFTGVMASTLPAMFPTHIRYSALASAFNISILIAGLTPTLTAWLVESSNNLMMPAYYLMVIAVVGLITGLTMKETANLPLKGATPAASDMQEAREILKEHHDNIEQKIEDLDEEIAQLQEKRSRLVQQHPKIDE
- a CDS encoding DUF2238 domain-containing protein; the encoded protein is MLTSVNRPALYGAALILLMILIYTGLFTHDRATWLMEVIPVMIVVPLLLATWRRYPLTALLYTLIFFHAIILMVGGMYTYAKVPVGFDVQHLFNLSRNPYDKLGHFFQGLVPALAAREILLRGQYVRGGKMLDFIVCCIALAISATYELIEWWAALAMGQGADDFLGTQGDPWDTQSDMLCALLGALTTVLLLGRWHKRQLNL
- a CDS encoding SDR family oxidoreductase, which translates into the protein MSRFEGKRVLITGGTSGMGLAGAQRIVSEGGEVAITGLNETRLAEARKLLPASSLILKSDAASEADIETLAATIAQWGALDGLWLNAGYAEVGAPESVTAESFNRMMNANVRGPMLQLAALSGTLNSGASVLVTASSSVYEGAAMTSLYAATKGAVVAMVKSWASALAPRVIRANTLVPGPIETNFRHFMPEESRQQFEDFVVSQVPLRRAGTAQEAAAVALFLLSDDASYVTGSQYAVDGGLVHY